Proteins encoded in a region of the Devosia sp. RR2S18 genome:
- a CDS encoding CDP-alcohol phosphatidyltransferase family protein — MMSPSHKALAVHLLTATGAVLAMLAMLAAVDGSWNLMWFWLVVAFAVDGIDGPLARRYKVGRNAPRYDGALMDLIIDYITYVFIPAYALFASGLLPEWAGWFATILIIYASIIYFADTGMKTRDYSFSGFPGCWNMAVLVFFALEPSSWVILLLVVLLAISMFLPLKFVHPVRTARWRKLTLPATSLWVVLAGLAVATDFNLSGWAEWALAATSIYLVLAGVVQQALYGPNG; from the coding sequence ATGATGAGTCCAAGCCACAAAGCCCTCGCCGTCCATCTTCTGACAGCTACAGGTGCCGTGCTCGCAATGCTGGCGATGCTCGCTGCCGTCGACGGCAGCTGGAATCTGATGTGGTTCTGGCTAGTAGTCGCCTTCGCTGTGGACGGTATCGACGGACCACTTGCCCGTCGATACAAGGTTGGCCGGAACGCTCCTCGCTATGACGGGGCCCTGATGGATCTCATCATCGACTACATCACCTACGTCTTCATCCCGGCCTATGCACTGTTCGCATCGGGACTGCTGCCGGAATGGGCTGGTTGGTTCGCAACCATCCTAATCATCTATGCCAGCATCATCTATTTCGCGGACACCGGCATGAAGACCCGAGACTACTCCTTCTCAGGCTTCCCAGGCTGTTGGAATATGGCAGTGCTGGTCTTCTTTGCGCTCGAACCGAGTTCCTGGGTGATCCTCCTGCTGGTGGTGCTTCTCGCAATTTCGATGTTCCTGCCGCTGAAATTCGTTCACCCGGTTCGCACGGCACGCTGGCGGAAGCTGACTCTGCCCGCCACTTCGCTGTGGGTGGTCTTGGCGGGGTTGGCAGTCGCCACGGACTTCAACCTCTCAGGCTGGGCAGAATGGGCGCTGGCGGCAACCTCCATCTATCTTGTGCTTGCGGGTGTCGTTCAGCAGGCGCTTTATGGTCCCAATGGATGA
- a CDS encoding YbaN family protein yields MRVMRACNLALGGTMLSLAAAGALLPVLPSTPFLLAAAWFFSRCSPRAEQWLLNHPVFGEPLRNWRRERAVAPRAKALAVGMMGASYIILLITASPDWPLASVTAFFLFLVGTFILTRPAPADND; encoded by the coding sequence ATGAGGGTGATGCGGGCGTGCAATCTCGCTCTAGGAGGCACAATGCTGTCCTTGGCAGCTGCCGGTGCCCTGCTGCCGGTCCTTCCTTCCACACCCTTCCTGCTTGCCGCGGCATGGTTCTTCTCGCGTTGCTCTCCCCGGGCCGAGCAATGGCTGCTGAACCACCCAGTGTTTGGTGAACCGCTGCGGAACTGGCGTCGGGAGAGAGCAGTAGCCCCTCGGGCGAAAGCTCTCGCGGTCGGCATGATGGGGGCGAGTTACATCATTCTGCTTATCACCGCCTCTCCTGACTGGCCGCTTGCCAGCGTGACGGCCTTTTTCCTTTTTCTGGTGGGTACATTCATTCTAACGCGGCCAGCACCGGCCGACAACGATTAA
- the betB gene encoding betaine-aldehyde dehydrogenase, giving the protein MNLQPQASHFIDGQYVEDSAGRIIECNYPATGEVIAQVHSATPAVIHQALDSALRAQKQWAALAPVERGRVLRRAAEIIIARNRELSELETRDTGKPLQETLVADATSGAQALEFFGGIAPTINGEMMPLGADFAYTRREPLGVCVGIGAWNYPTQIACWKAAPALACGNAMVFKPSELTPLCALKLAEIFIEAGAPAGLFNVVQGYGDVGAALATDPRTAKVSLTGSVATGRKVYAAAADGVRHVTMELGGKSPLIIFEDADLDNAVSAAINANFYSSGQICSNGTRVFVHEAVQKAFIARVAERTARAVIGDPLDENTQIGPLISAAQRDKVLSYIEIGKAEGAQLVFGGAIPAGYDNGFYIEPTLFTGVTDEMRIAREEIFGPVLSVLSFKTEAEVIARANGTEFGLSAGVFTQDITRAHRTVAALEAGTCWINTYNLTPVEVPFGGVKHSGVGRENARAAIEHYTQIKSVYVAMSDVEAPF; this is encoded by the coding sequence ATCAACCTACAGCCTCAAGCCAGCCATTTCATCGATGGCCAGTATGTCGAAGACAGTGCCGGACGCATTATCGAATGCAACTATCCGGCGACTGGCGAGGTGATCGCCCAAGTGCATTCCGCAACCCCGGCGGTCATCCACCAGGCGTTGGACTCAGCTCTGCGTGCACAGAAGCAATGGGCGGCGCTGGCGCCGGTGGAACGCGGTCGCGTCCTCCGCAGGGCGGCAGAAATCATCATTGCGCGAAACCGTGAATTGAGCGAGCTCGAAACCCGCGACACGGGTAAGCCGCTGCAGGAAACCCTGGTGGCGGACGCGACCTCCGGTGCGCAGGCGCTGGAGTTCTTTGGTGGGATTGCGCCGACAATCAATGGCGAGATGATGCCGCTGGGCGCTGACTTCGCTTATACCCGGCGCGAGCCACTGGGCGTGTGCGTGGGTATTGGTGCGTGGAACTACCCCACCCAGATTGCTTGCTGGAAGGCGGCGCCCGCGCTAGCCTGTGGCAATGCGATGGTATTCAAGCCATCCGAACTGACCCCCCTTTGCGCTCTCAAGCTAGCCGAGATCTTCATTGAGGCGGGCGCGCCGGCCGGCCTCTTCAATGTTGTCCAGGGCTATGGCGACGTTGGGGCGGCGCTGGCGACCGATCCGCGCACCGCCAAGGTCTCGCTCACCGGCTCGGTGGCCACCGGGCGCAAGGTCTATGCCGCCGCTGCCGATGGCGTGCGGCACGTGACCATGGAACTGGGCGGCAAATCACCGCTGATCATCTTTGAGGACGCCGATCTCGACAATGCAGTGAGTGCAGCCATCAACGCCAATTTCTACTCCAGTGGCCAGATCTGCTCGAACGGCACGCGGGTGTTCGTGCATGAGGCGGTGCAGAAGGCATTCATTGCCCGTGTCGCGGAGCGAACGGCAAGGGCCGTTATCGGCGACCCGCTCGACGAGAACACACAAATTGGGCCGCTTATCTCGGCCGCACAGCGCGACAAGGTGCTGTCCTACATCGAGATTGGCAAGGCGGAAGGCGCGCAACTGGTGTTTGGCGGCGCAATTCCGGCTGGATACGACAACGGCTTTTATATCGAGCCGACGCTGTTCACCGGTGTTACCGACGAGATGCGGATCGCGCGGGAGGAAATCTTCGGACCGGTGCTGTCGGTGCTCTCCTTCAAAACCGAAGCAGAGGTAATTGCCCGGGCAAACGGAACCGAGTTCGGTCTATCGGCTGGTGTCTTCACGCAGGACATCACCCGCGCGCACCGCACCGTTGCGGCACTGGAAGCGGGCACCTGCTGGATCAACACCTACAACCTCACCCCCGTCGAGGTTCCCTTTGGTGGCGTCAAGCATTCCGGTGTCGGGCGAGAGAACGCGCGTGCGGCCATCGAGCACTACACGCAGATCAAGTCCGTCTATGTCGCCATGAGCGATGTCGAGGCCCCATTCTAA
- the ccoS gene encoding cbb3-type cytochrome oxidase assembly protein CcoS → MSDFFFLIPISVVLGAAGLVVFLWTLRDGQYEDLDGASQRVLFDADAPIVTRELDGTSGEPIDPPGKVS, encoded by the coding sequence GTGAGCGATTTCTTCTTCTTGATCCCAATCTCGGTCGTGCTCGGTGCCGCAGGTCTGGTCGTCTTCCTGTGGACCCTGCGAGATGGACAGTATGAGGATTTGGACGGCGCGAGCCAGCGCGTCCTCTTTGACGCTGACGCGCCTATAGTAACGCGCGAACTGGACGGCACGTCCGGAGAACCAATCGATCCTCCGGGCAAGGTGAGCTAG
- the choV gene encoding choline ABC transporter ATP-binding protein, which yields MSKAVIFDKVDIVFGDKPEAALVLMDEGRSRSEIQAETNQILGVHNCSLEVEEGEIVVFMGLSGSGKSTLLRAVNGLNPVARGSVTVTTNGWSVDPANCSQEELLKLRRECVAMVFQQFGLLPWRNVIDNVGLGLELSGMNKAERTTKVQEQLKLVGLSEWGESKVSELSGGMQQRVGLARAFATDAPILLMDEPFSALDPLIRTRLQDELLELQAKLKRTIIFVSHDLDEAFKIGNRIAIMEGGRIVQCGTPQEIIADPVSDYVEDFVTHMNPLNVLRAGDVMASNPVAAPDVEMDYETPVSAVIDTLSSGAAVIGVTEAGEPVGRITNKEIISALQSKDGANG from the coding sequence ATGAGCAAGGCTGTCATTTTCGATAAGGTAGACATCGTCTTCGGCGACAAGCCGGAAGCGGCTCTGGTGCTGATGGATGAAGGTAGGTCCCGTTCCGAAATCCAGGCGGAAACCAACCAGATCCTTGGGGTGCACAATTGCTCGCTCGAGGTGGAGGAGGGCGAGATCGTGGTCTTCATGGGCCTTTCGGGATCCGGCAAGTCCACGCTCCTCCGGGCCGTCAACGGTCTTAATCCGGTGGCGCGGGGCTCGGTGACGGTCACCACGAATGGCTGGTCGGTAGATCCTGCCAACTGTTCGCAGGAAGAACTGCTGAAACTCCGGCGGGAATGCGTCGCCATGGTGTTCCAGCAATTCGGGCTCCTGCCTTGGCGCAACGTGATCGACAATGTCGGTTTGGGGCTCGAGTTGAGCGGCATGAACAAGGCCGAGCGCACGACCAAGGTTCAGGAGCAGCTTAAACTGGTGGGGCTCTCCGAATGGGGTGAGAGCAAGGTCAGCGAACTATCTGGCGGCATGCAGCAGCGCGTTGGCCTCGCCCGGGCTTTCGCCACGGACGCCCCGATCCTGCTAATGGATGAGCCGTTCTCGGCCCTTGATCCTCTTATCCGGACGCGCTTGCAGGACGAACTGCTCGAGCTGCAGGCGAAGCTCAAGCGCACCATCATCTTCGTGTCTCATGACCTTGATGAGGCCTTCAAGATTGGCAACCGCATCGCCATCATGGAGGGTGGGCGGATCGTCCAGTGTGGCACGCCTCAGGAAATCATAGCCGACCCGGTGAGTGATTATGTGGAGGACTTCGTCACGCACATGAACCCGCTCAATGTCTTGCGGGCCGGCGATGTGATGGCCAGCAACCCCGTAGCGGCGCCTGATGTAGAGATGGACTACGAAACCCCTGTCTCGGCGGTAATTGACACGCTTTCAAGCGGCGCTGCCGTGATCGGCGTAACTGAAGCGGGCGAGCCGGTGGGGCGGATCACCAACAAGGAGATCATCTCGGCCCTTCAATCGAAGGATGGCGCGAACGGTTAA
- the choX gene encoding choline ABC transporter substrate-binding protein, with the protein MIKHAATLTSALALSLVSSAAFAQAQCTTVSFSDVGWTDITTTTSATKQVLQALGYDVNVKVLSVPVTFASLESDDVDIFLGNWMPSQEAAIRPYLDSGEIQSVGANLQGTKYNLAVPAYTYDKGLQTYEDIADFSDELESTIYGIEPGNEGNSYLVGLIDADEYNLGDFRVRESSEQGMLSEVQRHVDRKEDILFLGWEPHPMNANFDMRYVEGGEDFFGGEGEVYTVTRSGFVEECPNVGAFLQNLNFTLPMENEIMGKILDDGMDADDASLEWMQANPDLPLSWVDGVTTVDGGDATAAVNELLAR; encoded by the coding sequence ATGATCAAACACGCCGCTACGCTGACCAGCGCGCTCGCGCTGTCGCTGGTCTCGAGCGCTGCGTTCGCTCAGGCTCAGTGCACAACGGTTTCTTTTTCGGACGTCGGCTGGACGGACATCACCACCACGACCTCGGCCACCAAGCAGGTGCTGCAGGCGCTGGGTTATGACGTCAATGTCAAGGTGTTGTCGGTCCCCGTGACGTTCGCATCGCTCGAAAGCGACGATGTGGATATCTTCCTGGGCAACTGGATGCCCTCGCAGGAAGCTGCAATTCGCCCCTATCTCGATAGCGGCGAAATCCAATCAGTCGGCGCCAATCTCCAGGGCACCAAATACAACCTCGCCGTTCCTGCATACACCTATGACAAGGGTCTGCAGACCTATGAGGACATCGCTGATTTCTCCGATGAACTCGAGTCGACAATTTACGGCATCGAGCCGGGCAACGAGGGCAACTCCTACCTTGTTGGGCTGATCGACGCCGACGAGTATAATCTTGGCGACTTCCGCGTCCGCGAAAGCTCAGAGCAGGGCATGCTGTCGGAGGTCCAGCGCCACGTCGATCGCAAGGAGGACATCCTGTTCCTCGGCTGGGAACCACATCCGATGAACGCCAATTTCGACATGCGCTATGTTGAAGGTGGCGAGGACTTCTTCGGCGGCGAAGGCGAAGTTTACACAGTCACCCGCAGCGGTTTTGTCGAAGAATGCCCCAATGTCGGTGCGTTCCTGCAGAACCTCAACTTCACGCTCCCTATGGAAAACGAGATCATGGGCAAGATCCTCGACGACGGCATGGATGCCGATGATGCGTCGCTGGAGTGGATGCAGGCCAATCCCGATCTGCCGCTGAGCTGGGTTGATGGCGTCACCACCGTGGACGGCGGAGACGCCACTGCCGCAGTAAACGAACTGCTCGCTCGCTAA
- the betC gene encoding choline-sulfatase — MTSRPNILVLMVDQLNGTLFPDGPADWLHAPNLKALACRSVRFANTYTASPLCAPGRASYMSGQLPRRTGVYDNAAEFASDIPTYAHHLRRAGYRTALSGKMHFVGPDQLHGFEERLTTDVYPADFGWTPDYRKPGERIAWWYHNLSSVTGAGVAEITNQLEYDDEVAFHAKAKIYDNSRGRDDRPWMLTASFTHPHDPYVARRKYWDVYEDCEHLEPQVAALPYEEMDPHSQRIFDANDWRAFELSETQIRRSRRAYFANISYIDERIGEILEALQTTRQAENTIILFVSDHGDMLGEKGLWFKMSFFDGSSRVPLMISAPRLEPRLVETPVSTLDVNSTLAELVGIDLGEVSPWTDGESLVELAKGGTRTTPVRMEYAAEASYAPLVAIVEGRWKYIRCALDPELLFDLKADPHELTNLAVDPAYAETLTRLRARACDYWDLQAYDAEIRESQARRHIVYEALRNGSFFPWDFEPLRRASERYMRNHMDLNVLETNQRFPRGE, encoded by the coding sequence TTGACCTCTCGCCCCAACATTCTTGTCCTCATGGTCGACCAGCTCAATGGGACCTTGTTCCCAGATGGTCCGGCCGACTGGCTGCACGCGCCCAACCTCAAGGCACTGGCATGTAGGTCGGTACGCTTTGCCAACACCTACACGGCGTCGCCTTTGTGTGCGCCGGGCCGTGCGAGCTACATGTCGGGCCAATTGCCCCGTCGAACCGGGGTGTACGACAACGCCGCGGAGTTCGCCTCAGACATCCCAACCTACGCGCATCATCTGCGGCGCGCCGGATATCGCACGGCGCTTTCGGGCAAGATGCACTTTGTCGGTCCCGATCAGCTGCATGGGTTTGAAGAGCGGCTGACGACGGATGTCTACCCTGCCGATTTCGGCTGGACGCCGGACTATCGCAAGCCCGGCGAGCGCATCGCGTGGTGGTACCACAATCTGAGTTCGGTCACCGGTGCAGGGGTCGCCGAGATTACTAACCAGCTGGAATACGATGACGAGGTGGCTTTCCACGCCAAGGCGAAGATCTACGACAATTCGCGCGGCCGAGACGACCGCCCCTGGATGCTGACCGCCAGCTTCACCCATCCACACGACCCCTATGTCGCCCGACGCAAATATTGGGACGTCTATGAGGATTGCGAGCACCTGGAGCCCCAGGTAGCAGCTCTCCCCTATGAGGAAATGGATCCGCATTCCCAGCGCATCTTTGACGCCAATGATTGGCGTGCCTTCGAACTCAGCGAAACCCAGATCAGGCGCTCGCGGAGGGCATACTTTGCCAACATTTCCTACATCGACGAGAGGATCGGTGAGATCCTCGAGGCGTTGCAGACCACCCGGCAGGCGGAAAACACCATCATTCTTTTTGTTTCGGATCACGGCGACATGCTGGGCGAGAAGGGCCTTTGGTTCAAGATGAGCTTCTTCGACGGCTCGTCTCGCGTGCCGCTGATGATCTCTGCGCCACGTCTCGAGCCGCGCTTGGTCGAAACTCCGGTATCGACGCTCGACGTCAATTCCACCCTTGCAGAACTCGTCGGCATCGACCTGGGCGAAGTGTCCCCATGGACCGATGGTGAATCGCTTGTGGAACTGGCCAAGGGCGGCACACGCACGACCCCGGTGCGAATGGAATACGCTGCCGAGGCTTCCTATGCGCCATTGGTGGCGATCGTTGAAGGTCGCTGGAAATACATTAGATGCGCGCTCGATCCGGAACTTTTGTTCGACCTCAAGGCAGATCCGCACGAGCTAACTAACCTCGCCGTCGATCCGGCGTATGCCGAGACGCTCACGCGCCTCAGGGCGCGCGCGTGCGATTATTGGGACCTCCAGGCTTATGATGCCGAAATTCGTGAGAGCCAAGCGCGCCGCCACATCGTTTACGAGGCCCTCCGGAACGGCTCGTTCTTCCCCTGGGACTTCGAGCCGCTGAGGCGCGCATCCGAGCGCTACATGCGCAATCACATGGACCTTAACGTCCTTGAGACCAATCAACGCTTTCCCCGCGGCGAATAG
- a CDS encoding Dabb family protein codes for MIRHTVAFTLRHPACSEGKRDFFKEALVLSEIPGVRNFEQLRQVSRKCAFTFGFSMEFDDQAAYDAYNSHPLHTAFVETFWKTQVADFQETDYVTL; via the coding sequence ATGATCCGACACACAGTTGCATTCACGCTTCGGCACCCGGCGTGTTCAGAAGGCAAGCGAGACTTCTTTAAAGAGGCTCTAGTCCTATCCGAGATCCCCGGCGTCAGAAACTTCGAGCAACTTCGGCAGGTCAGTCGGAAGTGTGCCTTCACCTTCGGCTTCTCGATGGAGTTCGACGATCAAGCCGCATACGACGCGTACAACTCTCATCCGCTGCATACCGCCTTCGTCGAGACATTCTGGAAGACGCAAGTGGCAGATTTCCAGGAGACTGACTACGTCACTCTGTAG
- the betA gene encoding choline dehydrogenase, producing the protein MRADFVIIGSGSAGSAMAYRLSEDGRNKVLVLEYGGTDIGPFIQMPGALSYPMNMKRYDWGFMSEPEPGLGGRRLVTPRGKVVGGSSSINGMVYVRGHAHDYDHWAETGASGWSYADVLPYFKRMEHWHAGGHGGDPEWRGKDGPLHVTRGQRDNPLFETFVQAGKEAGFEATDDYNGHKQEGFGPMEQTVWRGRRWSAANAYLRPALKRDNLELVRCFARRIVIENGRAVGVEIERGGRIEIVHANHEVIVAASSINSPKLLMLSGIGPGAHLREHGVEVIADRTGVGQNLQDHLELYIQQACTQPITLYKHWNLFGKAMAGAQWLFFKSGPGASNQFESAAFVRSRAGVEYPDIQYHFLPIAVRYDGQAAAEGHGFQAHVGPMRSKSRGAVTLGSADPKIAPKILFNYMSDPQDWVDFRHCIRLTREIFGQAAFDPYRGKEILPGAAVQSDEDLDAHIRDHAESAYHPCGTCRMGRYDDPMSVVDPQCRVIGVDGLRVADSSIFPRITNGNLNAPSIMVGEKASDHILGRTPLPRENAEPWINSNWRVSDR; encoded by the coding sequence ATGCGTGCAGATTTCGTCATCATCGGCTCGGGCTCGGCTGGCTCGGCCATGGCATACCGACTGAGCGAAGACGGACGAAACAAGGTCCTGGTGCTTGAATATGGTGGAACGGACATTGGTCCGTTCATCCAGATGCCGGGCGCCCTGAGCTATCCCATGAACATGAAGCGCTATGACTGGGGGTTCATGTCCGAGCCTGAACCCGGTCTGGGTGGCCGCCGTCTTGTCACGCCTCGGGGAAAGGTCGTCGGCGGATCTTCCTCAATCAACGGCATGGTGTATGTGCGCGGGCATGCTCACGACTATGACCACTGGGCAGAAACTGGTGCCAGCGGCTGGAGCTACGCCGATGTGCTCCCCTATTTCAAGCGCATGGAGCACTGGCATGCGGGCGGCCACGGTGGCGATCCCGAGTGGCGCGGCAAAGATGGTCCCCTTCATGTGACCCGGGGCCAGCGCGACAACCCGCTGTTCGAGACGTTCGTCCAAGCCGGCAAAGAGGCAGGGTTCGAAGCAACGGACGACTACAATGGGCACAAGCAGGAGGGCTTTGGCCCCATGGAGCAGACCGTCTGGCGGGGACGGCGCTGGTCTGCCGCCAACGCGTACCTGCGCCCTGCCCTCAAGCGCGACAACCTCGAACTGGTGCGTTGCTTCGCGCGTCGCATCGTCATCGAAAATGGCCGTGCGGTTGGTGTCGAGATCGAGCGTGGCGGCAGGATCGAGATCGTCCATGCGAACCACGAGGTGATCGTGGCGGCATCTTCGATCAACTCTCCCAAGCTGCTGATGCTTTCAGGCATCGGCCCCGGCGCTCATCTGCGGGAGCATGGTGTCGAGGTTATCGCCGACCGCACTGGCGTTGGACAGAACCTTCAGGATCACCTGGAGCTCTACATCCAGCAGGCTTGCACGCAGCCAATCACCCTCTACAAACATTGGAATTTGTTCGGCAAGGCGATGGCGGGCGCGCAATGGCTGTTCTTCAAGAGCGGTCCAGGCGCTTCTAACCAGTTCGAGAGTGCCGCCTTCGTCCGGTCTCGCGCCGGCGTCGAATATCCCGACATTCAGTACCACTTTCTGCCGATAGCCGTTCGGTATGACGGGCAGGCCGCCGCCGAGGGCCATGGCTTCCAGGCGCATGTGGGTCCTATGCGTTCAAAGTCGCGAGGCGCGGTGACGCTCGGGTCGGCTGACCCCAAGATCGCCCCGAAAATCTTGTTCAACTACATGTCCGACCCGCAGGATTGGGTCGACTTCAGGCACTGCATACGCCTCACCCGAGAGATCTTTGGGCAAGCGGCGTTCGATCCCTACCGGGGCAAGGAGATCCTGCCGGGCGCGGCTGTGCAGAGCGACGAAGACCTTGATGCCCACATCCGCGATCACGCAGAGAGTGCTTACCATCCGTGCGGCACCTGCAGGATGGGACGTTACGACGACCCGATGTCGGTGGTCGATCCCCAATGCCGGGTAATCGGCGTTGATGGCCTCCGTGTCGCCGATTCCTCGATTTTCCCGCGCATCACCAATGGCAACCTCAACGCGCCATCGATCATGGTAGGCGAAAAGGCCTCCGATCACATCCTCGGCCGCACGCCTCTTCCTCGGGAAAATGCAGAGCCGTGGATCAATTCAAATTGGCGAGTTTCTGACAGGTAG
- the betI gene encoding transcriptional regulator BetI — translation MASKGMPILRRKALILATIAEIGEAGSLDVTVSQIAKRAGMSSALAHHYFGSKDQIFLAAMRHVLETFRLAVSTRLKTAHGPEQRIRAIIDASFEPSQFEREIVAAWLAFYVRALQSRETRRLLQVYARRLHSNLVFNLRQLFDEATAQQVAQGLASLIDGFYIRHALQDGVPDRAGTREMVKGYLDLWLERKERA, via the coding sequence ATGGCCAGCAAGGGCATGCCGATTTTGCGCCGAAAGGCGCTGATCCTGGCAACAATCGCAGAGATCGGCGAGGCCGGCTCCCTTGACGTAACTGTCAGCCAGATTGCCAAGCGTGCCGGGATGTCTTCCGCGCTTGCTCACCATTATTTCGGCTCGAAAGACCAGATATTCTTGGCGGCGATGCGCCACGTCTTGGAGACTTTCAGGCTCGCCGTGTCTACTCGACTAAAAACCGCCCACGGGCCCGAGCAGCGCATCCGCGCCATCATTGATGCGAGCTTTGAACCGAGCCAGTTCGAACGGGAAATTGTCGCGGCCTGGCTGGCCTTCTACGTGCGGGCGCTGCAATCCCGAGAGACTCGCAGACTGCTGCAGGTTTATGCCCGCCGCCTGCACTCCAACCTCGTCTTCAACTTGCGCCAGCTTTTCGATGAAGCAACCGCGCAGCAAGTGGCTCAAGGTCTCGCCTCGCTGATCGACGGGTTCTACATCCGCCATGCCCTACAAGACGGCGTGCCCGACCGCGCCGGTACCCGGGAGATGGTCAAAGGCTATCTCGATCTCTGGCTCGAACGAAAAGAACGCGCTTGA
- a CDS encoding IS110 family transposase produces the protein MDQIYIGVDVAKAWLDIYHPAHGARRIENTPAGIRSFASAVAREGAWVIFEASGGYDRALRDGLEAGKSSFSRVNPRQARDFARAMGVIGKTDRVDARMLATFGQKLQPAQTPPISATRQVLLAQIIRRRQLVEMRKQEATRLQQTTDSDSRSDMKSLILVLERRIAKVEARIAEIIQSSPEIAETDRMLQSVPGVGMIVSATLMAELPEIGTTDRRKIAALAGLAPIARDSGQRQGKRVIGGGRATVRTVLYLAALHASRHSTTFKAFRRKLQDAGKPVKAALTATARKLLSVLNSMVADGAYFREILAT, from the coding sequence ATGGACCAGATTTACATCGGCGTTGATGTCGCCAAGGCTTGGCTCGACATCTATCATCCAGCTCATGGTGCCCGGCGTATCGAGAACACTCCAGCCGGAATCCGGAGCTTTGCCAGTGCTGTTGCGCGCGAGGGAGCATGGGTCATCTTTGAGGCTAGCGGCGGTTACGATCGAGCGCTGCGCGACGGGCTTGAGGCGGGTAAATCCAGCTTCAGTCGAGTCAATCCTCGCCAAGCGCGTGACTTCGCCAGAGCCATGGGAGTGATCGGCAAGACCGACCGCGTTGATGCCAGGATGCTCGCGACCTTTGGACAGAAGCTGCAGCCGGCACAGACGCCCCCGATCTCGGCTACCAGGCAAGTGCTGCTCGCGCAGATCATCCGGCGCCGTCAATTAGTTGAAATGCGAAAGCAGGAGGCGACCCGTCTCCAGCAAACGACAGACAGCGATTCCAGATCCGATATGAAAAGCCTGATCCTGGTTCTGGAACGGCGAATTGCAAAGGTCGAGGCCAGGATCGCCGAGATCATCCAATCGTCGCCCGAAATAGCGGAAACGGACCGCATGCTTCAATCAGTGCCTGGCGTAGGTATGATCGTTTCCGCAACCTTGATGGCCGAGCTGCCGGAAATCGGCACGACGGATCGCCGAAAGATCGCGGCATTAGCCGGTCTCGCTCCGATCGCCCGTGACAGTGGACAGCGGCAGGGTAAGCGGGTCATCGGCGGCGGAAGGGCAACCGTCAGAACAGTCCTGTATCTTGCTGCCTTGCATGCCTCAAGGCATTCGACAACGTTCAAAGCCTTCCGGCGAAAGTTACAGGACGCAGGGAAACCAGTGAAAGCCGCACTGACGGCGACCGCCAGAAAGCTGCTCAGCGTCTTGAACAGTATGGTTGCGGACGGCGCCTACTTCCGGGAAATCCTGGCTACCTGA
- the choW gene encoding choline ABC transporter permease subunit: protein MEWLTDNKIPVGDWASNFFNWLKDNFSGVIDTLAEGAEWLIEGLLWVLQTPHPLIIIAVFVGLTWLLQRNWKPCLLVALGLLFILNQGYWRETTESLTLVMSACIVCMAIGVPIGIAAAHRPNLYRVLQPVLDLMQTLPTFVYLIPAIVFFGIGMVPGLIAAVIFVVPAPIRLTYLGISSTPTPLLEAAEAFGGTGGQKLRKVELPHALPQIMAGLNQTIMLSLSMVVVAALVGADGLGVPVVRALNQVNTSLGFESGFVIVVVAIVLDRMLRIGQDRK from the coding sequence TTGGAGTGGCTGACGGACAACAAGATTCCCGTGGGAGACTGGGCGAGCAATTTCTTCAACTGGCTCAAGGACAATTTCTCCGGTGTCATCGACACGCTGGCCGAAGGTGCCGAATGGCTTATTGAAGGCTTGTTATGGGTCCTGCAAACGCCACACCCGCTGATCATCATCGCTGTCTTTGTCGGCCTTACCTGGTTGCTGCAGCGCAATTGGAAGCCGTGCCTTCTCGTAGCGCTCGGTCTTCTCTTCATTCTTAATCAGGGCTACTGGCGCGAGACCACCGAGAGCCTGACGCTCGTCATGTCCGCCTGCATTGTCTGCATGGCGATCGGCGTGCCCATCGGCATCGCTGCTGCGCACCGGCCCAATCTCTATCGAGTATTGCAGCCCGTCCTCGATCTCATGCAGACGCTGCCCACTTTCGTGTACCTCATCCCCGCCATCGTTTTCTTCGGTATCGGTATGGTGCCGGGGCTGATTGCTGCGGTAATTTTTGTGGTGCCTGCGCCCATCCGGTTGACTTATCTGGGCATCTCATCAACTCCGACACCCTTGCTTGAGGCCGCTGAGGCGTTCGGCGGTACAGGCGGTCAGAAGCTACGCAAGGTGGAATTGCCCCATGCCCTGCCGCAGATCATGGCCGGACTGAACCAGACCATCATGCTGTCGCTCTCGATGGTTGTCGTGGCGGCGCTGGTCGGTGCTGATGGCCTCGGCGTGCCGGTGGTGAGAGCGCTCAATCAGGTCAACACCTCGCTCGGTTTCGAAAGTGGCTTTGTTATTGTGGTCGTCGCCATCGTGCTCGATCGGATGCTGCGCATAGGACAGGACAGAAAATGA